The Kluyvera intermedia genome includes the window TGATGATTCACAAGCCCTGGGGATTCTCCGGTGGTGACGCGAACGATATGCGCGACTACGCCGATTTGCTGGATAAAGTTGAATCCGTCCTGATCCCCGCATATGCGGAGAAAACCGGTAAATCAACCGAAGAAATCGCCGCCATGCTGGAAGATGAAACCTGGATGGATGGTAAAGAGTGCCTCGAGCTGGGCTTTGCTGACCAGGTCACGACTTCTCTGCAGGCGATGGCCTGTATTCAATCAAAACGTATTGAGGATTTTGAAAAGATGCCAAAAAGCATTCGTAATATGGTCACCCCGCCACGCAACACCGCTCAGCGTGACCCACAACCGCAGGTGCCAGCGCCTGCTGCTGGTGCAGATGAAGCAACTATTCGCGCCCAGGTGCTCGCCGAGCAAAAGAACCGTGTAAACGCAATTAACGATCTCTTTGCAATGTTCGGCGGCAAGCATCATGAGCTGCAGAATAAATGTATTGCGGATCCGGAATGCACCGTTGCACAGGCAAAAGATGATCTGCTGGCTGCTCTGGGCAAAACAGCGACCCCGTCGAATAAAACCAGTGATGCGCACATTTACGCTGGTAACGGTAACTTTGTCGGTGATGGTGTCCGTCAGGCGCTGATGGCGCGTGCAGGTTTTGAAAGCATGGAACGAGACAACGTCTACAACGGCATGACACTGCGTGAGTATGCGCGTATGGCGCTGACCGAACGCGGTATCGGTGTATCCAGCTATAACCCGATGCAGATGGTCGGCATGGCGCTGACGCACAGCACCTCGGACTTCGGTAATATCCTGCTGGATGTTGCCAACAAAGCGCTGCTGCAGGGATGGGAAGAGGCAGCAGAAACCTTTGAGCAGTGGACCAAAAAAGGCCAGTTGTCAGACTTTAAAACGGCGCATCGTGTCGGTCTGGGTGGCTTCCCATCTCTGCGTCAGGTTCGCGAAGGGGCTGAATATAAGCATGTGACCACCAAAGATAAAGGTGAAAGCATCGCGCTGGCCACCTACGGAGAAATCTTCTCCATTACCCGCCAGGCGATTATCAACGATGATCTAAACCAGTTGACGGATGTCCCTATGAAAATGGGCCGTGCGGCAAAAGGGACGATCGGCGATCTGGTCTACGCCGTCCTGACCGATAACGTTAAATTGTCCGATGGTAAGGCGCTGTTCCATGCGGATCACGCCAACCTGTCTGCGGGTGCCATTTCTGTTGGCAGCCTTGATGATGCACGCAAGATGATGCGCCTGCAGAAAGAGGGTGAACGCTTCCTGAACATTCGCCCGGCTTATATGCTGGTGCCGGTGGCACTCGAAACCCTGGCGAACCAGACGATTAAGTCCGCCAGTGTGAAAGGGGCAGATATCAACTCCGGTATTAATAACCCGATTCAGAACTTTGCCGAGGTCATTGCTGAACCGCGTCTGGATGCTAAAGATAGCAATGCCTGGTATCTGGCTGCAGCGAAAGGATCCGATACCATCGAAGTGGCTTATCTGAACGGTGTTGATACTCCGTATATCGACCAGCAGGAAGGTTTCTCGACTGACGGCATCGCGACCAAAGTGCGCATCGATGCCGGTGTTTCCCCTCTGGATTACCGCGGCCTGGCGAAATCAACCGGGAAATAATCCCCTTCAACAAAGCATTACATCCTTAGCCCATCAGGGCTTTTTTTATATCTGAATTCGGCTCCGTGAGGGGCCGGATGGAGACTGAATTTATGGCGAAGAATTTTGTACAACCTGGCAAAACCATTGTGATTGCCAATGCGGGTGGCGCTGCAATCCTGAGCGGTTCGCCGGTGCTGGTGGGGAAATTGCTGGCGGTGGCCATTACGGATATTGAGGCAGGCCAGGTGGGAGACGGTTTTGCCGAAGGTGTTTTCCTGCTGCCTAAGCTATCAACCGACGCTATTACCATTGGTGCGCAGGTTCATATCAAAGACGGTGAGGTGCAACTCGATGCGACTGATGCCGATCTGGCTGGAGTTGCCTGGGAAGATGCTGGCGCGGGTTCCTCTACTGTAGCCGTAAAAATCAATGCCTAACCCCTTTGAAAAACTGGCCAGCCGCATGGACGCGGCCACGGTTAATAAAATGGGCAAACCGGCGACCATTAACGATATCCCCATGATTGTTGTTCCGGCGGAGTCGCTGGAGGAAATGGGGCCATTGGCAGGAACCGGGCGAGCGCTGGTGGTTTTTACTGCCGGATATCGGCCGCACCGTGGTGATGTGGTTGTTTTCGAGGGTGAGGAGTTTCGTCTTACCCGCCATGAGCGATTTAACGGTAAGCCGCGCATCTTTATTGAATAGGAGGTGGCATGTCGGTTAAAGGGCTTGAAAGGGCTATCCAGAACCTGAATAGCCTGAGTCGATTGATAGTCCCTGATGCCACGGCTAAAGCACTTAACCGCGTCGCGGGGAGGACTATCAGCCAGGGCAGCAAAAAGGTCGCCAAAGAGGCCACAGTTGACGATAACCGGAAAAAAGGGCTCCCGGTCAGGCTGGTCAGGCAGCGTTCGCGGCTGCGCAAGGCCAGCCATAACAGGCTTGTGGCTTCTATCAAAATCAACCGGGGTAATTTACCTGCGATCAAGTTAGGTACAGCCCATGTACGGCTTGCCCGGCGTAAAGGCGCAAAACATGGTCAGGGAAGTGTGCTGAAAGTCGGGCCGTATACCTTCCGTAATGCATTTCTTCAGCAACTGAGCAACGGGCGATGGCAGGTGATGCGGCGTGTCGGAAAGGCGCGCTACCCGATTGATGTGGTGAAGGTTCCGCTGGATGCCCGGTTAACGGAGGCGTTCACCACAATCTCTAAAACCCTTATCCAGAGTGATATGCCCAAAGAGCTGTCCTCTGCGCTCAAAAACCAACTGAGGATCCACCTGAAACGATGAGCAAACACAGTGCTATTCGCGCCGCTATCCTGGCAAAACTTAAGAGCGACATTACCGGCGAGGTGAGCTGGTTCGACGGTCGCCCGGTATTTCTTGAAGAGCAGGATCTCCCCGCGGTCGCCGTTTATTTGTCGGACGCTGAATACGCTGGTCAGACGCTGGACGAGGATGACTGGCAGGCAGTACTGCATGTTGAAGTATTCCTGAAAGCGTCCAATCCTGACACTGCGCTGGATAACTGGATGGAAGAAAAAGTTTATCCGGCCATGGCAATGGTTCCCCAGCTCGATCAGTTAATCGAAACAATCACCCCGCAGGGCTATGACTATCAGCGTGATGATGAGATGGCCACGTGGGGTTCGGTTGATTTGACTTACTCCATTACTTATTCAATGTAAGGAAATCACAATGCCAACACCAAATCCTCTCGCACCGGTAAAAGGTGCGGGTACAACATTATGGCTCTATACCGGCACTGGCGATCCCTATGGCAACCCGCTGAGTGATGCAGACTGGACCCGGCTTGCAAAAATCAAGGATTTGACACCGGGGGAAATGACGGCTGAATCCTACGATGACACCTACCTGGACGATGAAGATGCGGACTGGAGCTCTACCGCTCAGGGGGAAAAATCTGCGGGTGATACCAGTTTTACCCTCGCGTGGAAGCCAGGTGAAAGCGGACAGCAGGGGCTGGTTCAGTGGTTCACTCTTGGCGATGTTCGTGGTTATAAAATTAAGTATCCAAATGGCGCCGTCGATGTATTCCGTGGCTGGCTGAGCAGCCTGGGTAAAGCGGTGCCAGCGAAAGAGGTCATTACGCGTACCGTCAAGGTGACTAACTCCGGCAAGCCGTCTCTGGCAGAAGAGGACCGCTCGGCGGATGTTCCGGTAACGGGCCTCAGCGTGGCGCCGAAAACCCTGGCTCTGTCTGTTGGTGCAACGAATACGCTTACCTTCAGCATTCTGCCTGCCGGGGCAACAGATCAATCTCTCCGGGTTGTGTCGGCTGATAAGTCGATTGCCTCTATCACTATTGCGGACAACGTTGTCACGGTTACGGGTGTAGCTGCCGGTGAGGCCGAGATTATCGGTATGACCCCGGATGGTGAGCATGTTGCAATTGCAACGGTCACCGTCACCGCTCCCTGATTAATTCCCTCTGATACGGCTCCTTTCTGGAGCCTCTTTAACAGGTAAAAAAACATGTCATTTCTGAAAAAGGAATCCCTTCCCCTGGAAGGCGGTAGCGTCGTGCTCTATGAACTGTCAGCACTGCAGCGTGCTGATTATTTTGACTATCTGGCGAGTCTTGAAGCCGACACGCCCGAAGATATTTCCGAGATGAAGCGTATGGCGCTGATGGTGAAGCGAAATGTTCAGGTGAATGCCTGGGTTGTTTCCCGTTCACTGTGGCAGAGCACGCCGGAGCGTGACGAAGATGAATTGCATCTGGAAGTGATGCGCACGTGGTCCTCGGATGCGCTGAATATTGCGGTTGAAAAGGTTCTGGATCTCAGCGGTATGGCACCAAAATCCGGGACGGAAGGTAGCAATAATACCGGAGCAGAGGATGAGAACAGCGTCAAGGACGAGCTGGCACCTCTGGCAAAA containing:
- a CDS encoding ClpP-like prohead protease/major capsid protein fusion protein, which produces MPKPKNRAHRRPKASAESNSWFRMQASADNEADIYIYDEIGYWGVTARQFVNDLKALGDVTHINLHINSPGGDVFDGIAIFNALKFHGAAITVHIDGLAASMASVIAMVGNPVIMPENTMMMIHKPWGFSGGDANDMRDYADLLDKVESVLIPAYAEKTGKSTEEIAAMLEDETWMDGKECLELGFADQVTTSLQAMACIQSKRIEDFEKMPKSIRNMVTPPRNTAQRDPQPQVPAPAAGADEATIRAQVLAEQKNRVNAINDLFAMFGGKHHELQNKCIADPECTVAQAKDDLLAALGKTATPSNKTSDAHIYAGNGNFVGDGVRQALMARAGFESMERDNVYNGMTLREYARMALTERGIGVSSYNPMQMVGMALTHSTSDFGNILLDVANKALLQGWEEAAETFEQWTKKGQLSDFKTAHRVGLGGFPSLRQVREGAEYKHVTTKDKGESIALATYGEIFSITRQAIINDDLNQLTDVPMKMGRAAKGTIGDLVYAVLTDNVKLSDGKALFHADHANLSAGAISVGSLDDARKMMRLQKEGERFLNIRPAYMLVPVALETLANQTIKSASVKGADINSGINNPIQNFAEVIAEPRLDAKDSNAWYLAAAKGSDTIEVAYLNGVDTPYIDQQEGFSTDGIATKVRIDAGVSPLDYRGLAKSTGK
- a CDS encoding DUF2190 family protein, encoding MAKNFVQPGKTIVIANAGGAAILSGSPVLVGKLLAVAITDIEAGQVGDGFAEGVFLLPKLSTDAITIGAQVHIKDGEVQLDATDADLAGVAWEDAGAGSSTVAVKINA
- a CDS encoding ATP-binding protein, translated to MPNPFEKLASRMDAATVNKMGKPATINDIPMIVVPAESLEEMGPLAGTGRALVVFTAGYRPHRGDVVVFEGEEFRLTRHERFNGKPRIFIE
- a CDS encoding phage tail protein; protein product: MSVKGLERAIQNLNSLSRLIVPDATAKALNRVAGRTISQGSKKVAKEATVDDNRKKGLPVRLVRQRSRLRKASHNRLVASIKINRGNLPAIKLGTAHVRLARRKGAKHGQGSVLKVGPYTFRNAFLQQLSNGRWQVMRRVGKARYPIDVVKVPLDARLTEAFTTISKTLIQSDMPKELSSALKNQLRIHLKR
- a CDS encoding phage minor tail U family protein, encoding MSKHSAIRAAILAKLKSDITGEVSWFDGRPVFLEEQDLPAVAVYLSDAEYAGQTLDEDDWQAVLHVEVFLKASNPDTALDNWMEEKVYPAMAMVPQLDQLIETITPQGYDYQRDDEMATWGSVDLTYSITYSM
- a CDS encoding phage tail protein codes for the protein MPTPNPLAPVKGAGTTLWLYTGTGDPYGNPLSDADWTRLAKIKDLTPGEMTAESYDDTYLDDEDADWSSTAQGEKSAGDTSFTLAWKPGESGQQGLVQWFTLGDVRGYKIKYPNGAVDVFRGWLSSLGKAVPAKEVITRTVKVTNSGKPSLAEEDRSADVPVTGLSVAPKTLALSVGATNTLTFSILPAGATDQSLRVVSADKSIASITIADNVVTVTGVAAGEAEIIGMTPDGEHVAIATVTVTAP
- the gpG gene encoding phage tail assembly chaperone G, producing the protein MSFLKKESLPLEGGSVVLYELSALQRADYFDYLASLEADTPEDISEMKRMALMVKRNVQVNAWVVSRSLWQSTPERDEDELHLEVMRTWSSDALNIAVEKVLDLSGMAPKSGTEGSNNTGAEDENSVKDELAPLAK